TCAACGTCTTGGAAGTTCGATAGCAAGTAGGAGAGGCTTGAAATGGTCCTTCCATACTTTAGGTCACCCATCATTCCAACCTTAATCCCCTCTACCCTGCCGAGAACCCTCCAAATAGTGTAGACGTCTAGTAGTGCTTGTGTGGGGTGCTCGTTGTAACCGTCCCCGGCGTTTATTACAGGTGCTCTACATATCTGGGCCGCCTTAGCCGCGAAGCCTGGTTCTCTGTGCCTAACCACTATTAGGTCCGGCCCGTAACCGTCAACTGTTCTCAGGGTGTCTTCCGGGCTTTCCCCCTTAGCCATGCTGGTCACCTCCTCGGGGCCCAGGTCTATTACTGTGCCTCCTAGCTTCGACATTGCAAACTGAAAGCTAAGTCTCGTCCTGGTGCTCGGCTCGAAGAACGCGGTAAACATCGTCCTACCCTGCGCAATAAATAGTTTCTCGCCGCGTTCGTACACTTTCCGGAGCTCTTCTGCGATGCTAACAAGTACTTCAACATCGCTTCTCGAGAATTGGAGCGCCGATATTATGTCCATACCTTTAAACACGCACGTACACCCGAAACCCCGCCACACGCGTGCTATACTTAATAGCCGGACTGCACTTAAATATTAGTGCATTACTGAGCACTACGCGGCCACTATGAGCGAGTAGGTGGCTTAGTGTGAGTAAGAAAAGAGCTAGAAAGCCACAGATGAGGAAGGCTTACCTCGCAATAATAGCTGGGATTGCCGTGCTCGCCATCACGCTAACGGCTTACCTAGTACTACACCAAGCACCTTCTGGTAGTGAATCCACGGGTGAGAAAGTGGACCTAGCCGAGCTCTACATTAGTGGTTCATGGACGTTTACCTGCATCAACGAGACGTGCGACATCATGATACGCGTAACTAATACCGGAAACGCTAGCGTAGAGCTGCGTGCACTATCCATACTCGCCGTGTTAGGGGGGAGCCCTGAAATGGTGGGCAGTATCGTAATAAACGAAACGCTAGAACCCGGAGAAACGAAGACTATACATAGGCAGCTAGCGGGTGTTACCGCGGAGAAGCTGAAAACGTTACTGGACTACATTTTCCAGGGCTACGTGATCGACTTATACGCGTATCTGGGAACCTCTATTGGTAGGGTACTGCTAGAATTGCATTACATACCTGCATAGCTTGCTCTACTGCAGTCACGTGAAAGCCCTTCTCCT
The Desulfurococcaceae archaeon DNA segment above includes these coding regions:
- the pyrB gene encoding aspartate carbamoyltransferase, giving the protein MFKGMDIISALQFSRSDVEVLVSIAEELRKVYERGEKLFIAQGRTMFTAFFEPSTRTRLSFQFAMSKLGGTVIDLGPEEVTSMAKGESPEDTLRTVDGYGPDLIVVRHREPGFAAKAAQICRAPVINAGDGYNEHPTQALLDVYTIWRVLGRVEGIKVGMMGDLKYGRTISSLSYLLSNFQDVEVHFISPKELQPREEILKVLDQRRTKYELHEKPEEVMEKLDVLYVTRLQKERMKPEEYERLKGSYTVTYEYLKKFKKIPIILHPLPRVWELTPDVDVLPQAMYFEQAKNGMYIRMALIKAILGL